A single window of Geoanaerobacter pelophilus DNA harbors:
- a CDS encoding baseplate J/gp47 family protein, giving the protein MTIPRINLDNRTFDDLMEELRGLIPREAPQWTNHNLSDPGITLLELFCWLTEGIMYRTNRIPEASRRRFLQLLGTEVSGSLDDAVAATVNGLQAPWRAVTAQDFETLVVSAFPTVARACCLADRALDSSGPDEERIGHVSVIIVPKPDGDGAMAPSPALLDEVYRFLDERRLITCCHHVVGPTFSDIALSVTVVCTPAAQPEIVRERIMAALRSFFAPVAAAPDGSGMTGWEFGQPVYESEVCALIEGVAGVDHLETLALGQMAGGVWQDSGRMITIPAHSLVRFSEAVSKIVVTSLLQEIQ; this is encoded by the coding sequence ATGACAATACCGCGCATTAATCTGGACAACCGGACATTCGATGACCTGATGGAGGAACTGCGGGGGCTGATTCCCCGGGAGGCGCCGCAATGGACCAACCATAACCTGTCCGACCCTGGCATCACGCTGCTGGAGCTGTTTTGCTGGCTAACCGAGGGGATCATGTACCGGACCAACCGGATCCCTGAGGCGAGCCGCCGCCGCTTTCTGCAACTGCTCGGCACTGAGGTGTCCGGATCGCTTGATGATGCCGTCGCCGCGACCGTTAACGGCTTGCAGGCCCCCTGGCGGGCAGTCACGGCGCAGGATTTCGAGACCCTGGTGGTCAGCGCCTTTCCGACAGTTGCCCGGGCATGCTGCCTGGCTGATCGGGCACTCGACAGTTCCGGCCCGGATGAGGAGCGGATCGGCCATGTCAGCGTCATCATCGTACCGAAGCCTGATGGCGACGGCGCGATGGCCCCGTCTCCGGCGCTGCTCGATGAGGTGTACCGGTTTCTCGACGAACGGCGGCTGATTACCTGCTGCCACCATGTCGTGGGGCCGACGTTCAGTGACATCGCTCTCTCCGTAACCGTGGTCTGCACTCCGGCGGCACAGCCGGAAATAGTCCGGGAACGGATCATGGCGGCGCTGCGCAGCTTCTTTGCCCCGGTTGCCGCTGCTCCGGACGGCAGCGGCATGACCGGCTGGGAGTTCGGTCAACCGGTGTACGAATCCGAGGTCTGCGCCCTGATCGAGGGGGTTGCCGGGGTCGATCACCTGGAAACGCTTGCCCTGGGTCAGATGGCTGGCGGGGTATGGCAAGACTCCGGGCGGATGATCACTATACCGGCCCACAGCCTGGTGCGCTTCTCTGAAGCAGTCAGCAAGATCGTGGTGACTTCACTGCTGCAGGAGATCCAATGA
- a CDS encoding phage tail protein: protein MSDSVLKRLLDHLPGIYREDPWLEQFLRPFSEVFAGFEQLLAEIDRFCIPLNKIDPSYRTDPEFLPWLAGWLALELDEEWDEQKQREVLSRAVELYRLRGTVKGLKEYLKIYTGHTPEIRECAWPAGMQIGVASMIGGFEPPAGFASFAAERRGLARSDWYLVTELASGIEYLYRADLVERVDADIDAGRVTLFHKQPGDYEFTQTEHNNATVTRRDGLADTAYDLTGIPYGATETASGVYSGDTVLIEDEGDIPYRFIVDVTVPSSVLEQVRVEKIKGIIDLEKPAHTLYYLRLNSLDIRGVLSPMQIAIRSTIEIETILG from the coding sequence ATGAGCGACAGCGTCTTGAAGCGTCTTCTCGATCATCTCCCCGGCATCTACCGGGAAGACCCCTGGCTGGAACAGTTTCTCCGGCCGTTCAGCGAGGTTTTCGCCGGGTTTGAACAGCTGCTGGCCGAGATTGACCGTTTTTGCATACCGCTGAACAAGATCGATCCTTCGTATCGCACCGACCCGGAGTTTCTCCCGTGGCTGGCCGGGTGGCTGGCGCTGGAGCTGGACGAAGAATGGGACGAGCAGAAGCAGCGCGAGGTGCTGAGCCGCGCTGTGGAACTGTACCGGTTGCGCGGCACGGTCAAAGGGCTGAAAGAGTATCTGAAAATCTATACCGGCCACACCCCGGAGATCAGGGAATGTGCCTGGCCAGCCGGGATGCAGATCGGCGTTGCCTCCATGATCGGTGGTTTCGAGCCGCCGGCCGGGTTTGCCTCTTTCGCCGCCGAGCGGCGGGGGCTGGCCCGCTCCGACTGGTACCTGGTCACGGAGCTGGCCAGCGGAATCGAGTACCTCTACCGCGCCGACCTGGTGGAGCGGGTCGATGCCGATATCGACGCCGGAAGGGTCACCCTGTTCCACAAGCAGCCGGGTGACTACGAATTTACCCAGACAGAGCACAACAACGCTACCGTGACCCGTCGCGACGGGCTGGCCGACACGGCGTACGACCTGACCGGCATACCGTACGGCGCCACGGAAACCGCGTCCGGCGTCTATAGCGGGGATACTGTGCTGATCGAGGACGAGGGGGATATCCCGTACCGGTTCATCGTCGATGTGACCGTGCCGTCCAGCGTTCTGGAGCAGGTTCGGGTCGAGAAGATCAAAGGGATTATCGACCTGGAGAAGCCGGCCCATACCTTGTACTACCTGCGGCTGAACAGCCTGGATATCCGGGGAGTCCTCTCCCCGATGCAGATAGCGATACGATCTACGATTGAAATAGAGACAATATTGGGATGA